Proteins from a single region of Catenulispora acidiphila DSM 44928:
- a CDS encoding response regulator transcription factor gives MTAMPANIANPTEPWRFLVVDDEPDLVEVVCGALRHEGWDAVGAHDGREAVSAAATYQPDAVVLDMMLPDMDGMEVMRRIHTSRPEVRVLFLTARDAVEDRIAGIAAGGDDYVAKPFSLDEVVVRLRSLVRRTARGRTGRVASPDCLVVGDLVLDEAAREVTRGGEPIDLSPKEFSLLWFLMRHPRQVLSKSQILAEVWSYDYGGQAHVVELYISYLRKKIDAGRPAMIHTVRGAGYVIKAAAP, from the coding sequence ATGACCGCCATGCCTGCGAATATCGCGAACCCGACGGAACCCTGGCGCTTCCTGGTCGTCGACGACGAGCCGGACCTGGTGGAGGTCGTCTGCGGCGCGCTGCGGCACGAGGGCTGGGACGCTGTGGGCGCGCACGACGGCCGCGAGGCGGTCTCGGCCGCGGCGACGTACCAGCCGGACGCCGTGGTGCTGGACATGATGCTGCCCGACATGGACGGCATGGAGGTCATGCGGCGCATCCACACCTCCCGCCCCGAGGTGCGGGTACTGTTCTTGACCGCGCGCGACGCCGTGGAGGACCGGATCGCCGGGATCGCCGCCGGCGGCGACGACTACGTGGCCAAGCCGTTCAGCCTGGACGAGGTGGTGGTCCGGCTGCGCAGCCTGGTGCGGCGCACCGCGCGCGGGCGCACCGGCCGGGTCGCGAGCCCGGACTGCCTGGTGGTCGGCGACCTGGTGCTGGACGAGGCGGCCCGGGAGGTGACCCGCGGCGGTGAGCCGATCGACCTGAGCCCGAAGGAGTTCTCGCTGCTGTGGTTCCTGATGCGGCACCCGCGCCAGGTGCTGAGCAAGTCCCAGATCCTGGCCGAGGTGTGGTCCTACGACTACGGCGGGCAGGCGCACGTCGTGGAGCTCTACATCAGCTACCTGCGCAAGAAGATCGACGCCGGCCGCCCGGCGATGATCCACACGGTGCGCGGCGCCGGCTACGTCATCAAGGCCGCCGCTCCATGA
- a CDS encoding sensor histidine kinase, producing the protein MSRLRPRTLRGQLTLGLVVLLAVIFAGVGIGTTALLRGFLVTRLDQQLTAAGPRYAQSLEHGLEQNNMDADTRGQTLGTFGARAAGGVITQVGVINGTSLTGDDTGQVRLSPADTRAVLSLPLDGSPHTVRLSALGEYRLRSVPGLDSDVLVTGLPMSQVSETVRELATAEIALFAGAVVVAALGGAAWVRLALRPLDRVATTAERVSTLSLASGEVALEVRVPDADRGDEVGRVGASLNRMLGHVENALARRQSVERRLRDFAADAGHELRTPLAAVRGHAELVLRRGGELPDDARHALTRIEAESRRMGTIVDDLLLLARLDAGRPLASEEVDLTLLVLNAVDDARAADHDESDIGESATRHEWRLDLPTDPVTVPGDPHRLAQAVANFVTNARVHTPAGTLITVGISVDADKVRLAVQDSGPGLAPDLAERAFDRFTRGDPARSRGSGSTGLGLAITRAVAEAHGGGVTVRSKPGRTVFELVLPRTPPSEK; encoded by the coding sequence ATGAGCCGGCTCCGGCCGCGGACACTGCGAGGGCAGCTCACGCTCGGGCTGGTGGTACTGCTGGCGGTGATCTTCGCCGGCGTCGGGATCGGCACCACGGCCCTGCTGCGCGGCTTCCTCGTGACACGGCTGGACCAGCAGTTGACGGCCGCCGGGCCGCGCTACGCGCAGAGCCTGGAGCACGGCCTGGAACAGAACAACATGGACGCCGACACCCGCGGCCAGACGCTGGGCACCTTCGGCGCGCGCGCCGCCGGCGGCGTGATCACCCAGGTCGGCGTGATCAACGGCACCAGCCTGACCGGCGACGACACCGGACAGGTCCGCCTGTCCCCCGCCGACACCCGCGCCGTACTGTCCCTGCCGCTGGACGGCTCGCCGCACACCGTGCGCCTGTCCGCCCTCGGGGAGTACCGCCTGCGCTCGGTCCCCGGCCTCGACAGCGACGTGCTGGTCACGGGCCTGCCGATGTCCCAGGTCTCCGAGACGGTACGGGAGCTGGCGACAGCCGAGATCGCCCTGTTCGCCGGCGCCGTGGTGGTCGCCGCACTCGGCGGCGCGGCCTGGGTCCGGCTGGCGCTGCGTCCGCTGGACCGGGTCGCCACGACCGCGGAGCGAGTCAGCACCCTGTCGCTGGCCAGCGGCGAGGTGGCGCTGGAGGTCCGGGTCCCCGACGCCGACCGCGGCGACGAGGTGGGCAGAGTCGGCGCCTCACTGAACCGGATGTTGGGCCACGTCGAGAACGCACTGGCACGCCGCCAATCCGTCGAGCGCCGCCTGCGCGACTTCGCCGCCGACGCCGGCCACGAGCTGCGCACCCCGCTGGCCGCCGTCCGCGGCCACGCCGAACTGGTTTTGCGACGCGGCGGCGAACTGCCCGACGACGCCCGGCACGCCCTGACCCGCATCGAGGCCGAGTCCCGGCGCATGGGCACGATCGTCGATGACCTGCTGCTGCTCGCGCGCCTGGACGCGGGACGACCGCTGGCGTCGGAGGAGGTCGACCTGACGCTGCTGGTGCTGAACGCCGTGGACGACGCGCGCGCCGCCGACCATGACGAGTCAGACATCGGCGAGTCGGCGACGAGGCACGAATGGCGCCTCGACCTGCCGACCGACCCGGTGACAGTACCCGGCGACCCACACCGGCTGGCACAGGCGGTGGCGAACTTCGTGACCAACGCACGAGTCCACACGCCGGCCGGGACGCTCATCACGGTCGGAATCAGCGTGGACGCCGACAAAGTCCGCCTAGCGGTCCAGGACAGCGGACCGGGCCTGGCGCCGGACCTCGCCGAGCGAGCCTTCGACCGCTTCACACGCGGAGACCCGGCACGATCGCGGGGCTCCGGAAGCACCGGCCTGGGACTGGCGATCACCCGCGCGGTCGCCGAGGCGCACGGCGGAGGCGTCACGGTGCGCTCCAAGCCGGGGCGCACAGTTTTCGAGCTAGTACTACCGCGCACGCCGCCGAGCGAGAAATAG
- a CDS encoding ABC transporter ATP-binding protein yields the protein MTDVISLTGLVKTFGRRTAATRALDGLDLAVAPGEVHGLLGPNGAGKSTTLRILLSLLRPDSGEVRLFGRDAWKDAVALHRRLAYVPGDVALWPDLSGGQVLAMLAKLRGRTTDAKRMADLLERFDLDPGKKGRAYSKGNRQKVMLVAAFASETELLVLDEPTSGLDPLMEAEFRTCLAEEKARGRTVLLSSHILSEVEEVCDRVSIVRRGRVAESGTLTELRHLTRTLVSAELGRIPGAFDGFAGLHEVRVTELESGEGEGKGEGGGGVRLECTVDTEQLSALMVMLGTEGIRSLTTRPPTLEELFLRHYADPGRGRAEYQDAPSAA from the coding sequence GTGACGGATGTGATCTCCCTCACCGGGCTGGTGAAGACGTTCGGGCGCCGGACCGCCGCGACCCGCGCCCTCGACGGCTTGGACCTGGCCGTGGCACCCGGCGAGGTCCACGGCCTGCTCGGACCCAACGGCGCCGGCAAGTCCACCACCCTCAGAATCCTGCTGAGCCTCCTGCGCCCGGACTCCGGCGAAGTACGCCTTTTCGGCCGCGATGCCTGGAAGGACGCGGTCGCCCTGCACCGCCGCTTGGCCTACGTCCCCGGGGATGTTGCTTTGTGGCCGGATCTGTCCGGAGGCCAAGTACTGGCGATGCTCGCCAAACTGCGCGGCCGCACCACCGACGCCAAGCGCATGGCGGACCTGTTGGAGCGCTTCGACCTGGACCCGGGCAAGAAGGGCCGCGCCTACAGCAAAGGCAACCGCCAGAAGGTGATGCTGGTCGCGGCCTTCGCCTCCGAGACGGAACTGCTGGTCCTCGACGAGCCGACCAGCGGCCTGGACCCCCTGATGGAAGCCGAGTTCCGCACCTGCCTGGCCGAGGAGAAGGCACGCGGACGCACCGTCCTGCTGTCCAGCCACATCCTGTCCGAGGTCGAAGAGGTCTGCGACCGCGTCAGCATCGTGCGCCGCGGCCGCGTCGCGGAGTCCGGCACGCTGACCGAGCTGCGGCATCTGACCCGGACGCTGGTCAGCGCGGAGCTGGGGCGGATCCCGGGTGCGTTCGACGGATTCGCGGGGCTGCATGAGGTGCGGGTGACCGAGCTGGAGTCCGGCGAGGGTGAAGGCAAGGGCGAAGGCGGCGGGGGAGTGCGGCTGGAGTGCACCGTCGACACCGAGCAGCTGTCGGCGCTGATGGTGATGCTCGGGACGGAGGGGATCAGGTCCCTGACGACCCGGCCGCCGACGCTGGAGGAGTTGTTCTTGCGGCACTACGCCGATCCGGGGCGCGGTCGGGCTGAGTATCAGGACGCACCCAGCGCCGCGTGA
- a CDS encoding citrate synthase/methylcitrate synthase translates to MLESEQPRPTRSVTTVEVPRGLAGVIVTDTKVGDVRGEEGFYHYRQYNAVELAEKRTLEDVWVLMIDGYLPDAEQRAAFIAETTPLRHVPDKVKALLPAIAEAVHGEPMNGLRAALPLLAGQRGMRPLYDIDEQTRRADALFVSALAPTILTAVHRLGKGLEMVEPRDDLSYAANYLYMLTGSEPTAEQARAIEQYLISTVDHGFNNSTFTARVIASTGADLAAAVTGALGSLSGPLHGGAPSRALDTLDEIGTPDKAEDWVREQVEAGSRIMGFGHPVYRTDDPRSIMLRGVAQRLGGDLVDFAVAVEEHVLKALAELKPGRQLYTNVEFYAGVVMELSGVPRDMFTPTFATSRVIGWCANILEQAQDSKIIRPAAHYSGVSAPQPLPED, encoded by the coding sequence ATGCTCGAATCCGAGCAGCCTCGCCCCACGCGGAGCGTCACCACCGTGGAAGTTCCGCGCGGTCTGGCCGGCGTCATCGTCACCGACACGAAAGTCGGCGACGTGCGCGGTGAGGAAGGCTTCTACCACTACCGCCAGTACAACGCGGTGGAGTTGGCGGAGAAGCGGACCCTGGAGGACGTCTGGGTCCTGATGATCGACGGCTACCTGCCGGACGCCGAGCAGCGGGCGGCCTTCATCGCCGAGACCACCCCGCTGCGGCACGTCCCGGACAAGGTCAAGGCCCTGCTGCCGGCCATCGCCGAGGCGGTGCACGGCGAGCCGATGAACGGCCTGCGGGCGGCGCTGCCGCTGCTGGCCGGGCAGCGCGGAATGCGGCCGCTCTATGACATCGACGAGCAGACCCGGCGGGCCGACGCGCTGTTCGTCAGCGCTCTGGCGCCGACGATCCTGACGGCGGTCCACCGGCTCGGCAAGGGCCTGGAGATGGTGGAGCCGCGCGACGACCTGTCGTACGCGGCGAACTACCTCTACATGCTCACCGGCTCCGAGCCCACGGCCGAACAGGCCCGCGCGATCGAGCAGTACCTGATCTCGACCGTGGACCACGGCTTCAACAACTCCACGTTCACCGCCCGCGTCATCGCCTCCACCGGCGCCGACCTGGCCGCGGCCGTGACCGGCGCGCTGGGCTCGCTGTCCGGCCCGCTGCACGGCGGCGCGCCGTCGCGGGCACTGGACACCCTGGACGAGATCGGCACCCCGGACAAGGCCGAGGACTGGGTCCGCGAACAGGTCGAGGCCGGCTCGCGGATCATGGGATTCGGCCATCCGGTCTACCGCACGGACGACCCGCGCTCGATCATGCTGCGCGGCGTCGCCCAGCGGCTCGGCGGCGACCTGGTGGACTTCGCCGTGGCCGTCGAGGAGCACGTGCTCAAGGCGCTCGCCGAGCTCAAGCCCGGCCGCCAGCTCTACACCAACGTCGAGTTCTACGCCGGCGTGGTGATGGAGCTCTCCGGCGTCCCGCGCGACATGTTCACCCCGACGTTCGCCACCTCCCGCGTCATCGGCTGGTGCGCGAACATCCTGGAGCAGGCGCAGGACTCGAAGATCATCCGCCCGGCGGCGCACTACTCCGGCGTGTCGGCGCCGCAGCCGCTGCCGGAAGACTGA
- the pyrE gene encoding orotate phosphoribosyltransferase has protein sequence MTHSDLAARIHAAAHLTGTFTLRSGRSASEYFDKYRFEADPVLLDEVAARMVPLVPSDTEVLAGLEMGGIPVVTALGRHTGLPCAFVRKTAKAYGTRRLAEGAEIAGRRVLIIEDVVTSGGQIVLSAEELRTLGADVHEALCVIDREQGGGEALAAQGIQLSSLLTADDLRSAAAR, from the coding sequence GTGACCCACTCCGACCTCGCAGCCCGCATCCACGCCGCCGCGCACCTGACCGGCACGTTCACCCTTCGCTCGGGCCGCAGTGCCAGCGAGTACTTCGACAAGTACCGCTTCGAGGCCGATCCGGTCCTGCTCGACGAGGTGGCCGCGCGCATGGTTCCGCTCGTGCCGTCCGACACCGAAGTGCTCGCCGGGTTGGAGATGGGCGGTATCCCGGTCGTCACCGCCCTGGGGCGGCACACCGGCTTGCCCTGTGCCTTCGTGCGCAAGACCGCCAAGGCCTATGGCACGCGCCGTCTTGCCGAGGGGGCGGAGATCGCGGGACGTCGAGTCCTGATCATCGAGGACGTGGTCACCAGTGGCGGGCAGATCGTGCTGTCCGCCGAGGAGTTGCGCACGCTCGGCGCCGACGTGCATGAGGCGCTGTGCGTCATTGATCGGGAGCAGGGCGGCGGCGAAGCCTTGGCCGCACAAGGGATTCAGCTCTCGTCTCTACTAACTGCCGACGATCTGCGCTCGGCGGCGGCACGCTAG
- a CDS encoding FAD:protein FMN transferase, protein MTVRHVEPAMGTVFSIVADVGDGIPAAVARLHAIDAKFSTYRDDSPVSRMARGEAVERDPEIAEVLRRCAEVEADTAGAFTAYPAGRLDPSGWVKGWAIEEADRLLTAAGSRNHLIVGGGDVQARGEAELGRPWTIGVTDPLHPDRYAALVTGRDFAVATSGTAERGAHIIDPATAEPATGFASVTLIGARIAHTDAYATAVFAMGPERGMEWAEERAGFEAYAVLPDGTTVETAGFARYLAG, encoded by the coding sequence GTGACCGTCCGCCACGTCGAGCCGGCGATGGGCACGGTCTTCTCGATCGTCGCCGACGTCGGCGACGGGATCCCGGCGGCGGTGGCCCGGCTGCACGCGATCGACGCCAAGTTCTCCACCTATCGCGACGACAGCCCGGTCAGCCGCATGGCCCGCGGTGAGGCCGTGGAACGCGACCCGGAGATCGCCGAGGTCCTCCGGCGCTGCGCCGAGGTCGAGGCCGACACCGCCGGGGCGTTCACCGCCTACCCGGCCGGCCGCCTGGACCCCAGCGGCTGGGTGAAGGGCTGGGCGATCGAGGAGGCGGACCGCCTCCTGACCGCCGCCGGCTCCCGCAACCACCTCATCGTCGGCGGCGGCGACGTCCAAGCCCGAGGCGAGGCCGAACTCGGACGCCCCTGGACCATCGGCGTCACCGACCCCCTGCACCCCGACCGCTACGCCGCCCTGGTCACCGGCCGCGACTTCGCCGTCGCCACCTCCGGCACCGCCGAACGCGGCGCCCACATCATCGACCCCGCCACCGCCGAACCCGCGACCGGCTTCGCCTCGGTGACGCTGATCGGCGCCCGCATCGCGCACACCGACGCCTACGCGACCGCGGTCTTCGCCATGGGACCGGAACGAGGCATGGAATGGGCCGAGGAGCGCGCCGGGTTCGAGGCGTACGCGGTACTGCCGGACGGGACGACAGTGGAGACGGCAGGGTTCGCGCGGTATCTGGCCGGGTGA
- a CDS encoding pyridoxamine 5'-phosphate oxidase family protein translates to MEQHQITEILNRPYSQELLARDLTRLAYVAEDGTPRCVPIAFTWNGSQVVLCTTKNAPKLPALRQNPQVALTIDTEVHPPKILLMRGTAELDEVDGIPEEYLRMNGTYDMTPEQRVEWEAEIRSLYDGMVRVVITPTWAKLIDFETTLPSAVEELVQARAERQGV, encoded by the coding sequence ATGGAGCAGCACCAGATCACCGAGATCCTGAACCGCCCGTACAGCCAGGAACTGCTGGCGCGGGACCTGACCCGGCTGGCCTACGTCGCCGAGGACGGGACCCCGCGCTGCGTCCCGATCGCCTTCACCTGGAACGGCTCGCAGGTCGTCCTGTGCACCACCAAGAACGCCCCGAAGCTCCCCGCCCTGCGCCAGAACCCGCAGGTCGCGCTGACGATCGACACCGAGGTTCACCCGCCGAAGATCCTGCTGATGCGCGGCACGGCCGAGCTGGACGAGGTCGACGGCATCCCCGAGGAGTACCTGCGGATGAACGGCACCTACGACATGACGCCCGAGCAGCGCGTGGAATGGGAAGCCGAGATCCGCTCGCTCTACGACGGCATGGTCCGCGTGGTCATCACCCCGACCTGGGCGAAGCTGATCGACTTCGAGACCACCCTGCCCAGCGCGGTCGAGGAGCTGGTGCAGGCTCGCGCCGAGCGGCAGGGCGTCTGA
- a CDS encoding ferredoxin reductase family protein, whose product MSTTVLPGDTAPTGVKTSPETVPRLALALMAAGAAAVLTAWWHATASVVGGAGWLDGAGRITGLLAGYLAPVLLLLMARIPVLERRVGSDRLARWHALGGRYMVFLVSAHVVTIIWGYALTDGKNPFAEGVQIVFHYPAMIKGSLGTLLLFGTGIVSARAARRKMRYETWYYLHLATYLAIALAFSHQIINGADLSVQPEQTLWSAYYVLAAVTLGWYRLWMPYLHDRRHKLRVHTVVPEGPGVYSVILKGERLDELKVRPGQFFRLQFQTRDLRWVANPYSLSAAPHPNYLRFTIKSLGDHSAAVSSLRPGTKVRAEGPYGAFTEDKARSPQVLLIAAGVGITPVRALFETLPGRLTLLYRAGSDREILFRHELEDIARERGARLVYLVGSRRRHGKTFTPRGLLNLVPDLKAHDVYLCGPEAMQQAVIVALRDAGVPASRIHHESFEF is encoded by the coding sequence ATGAGCACGACCGTACTACCTGGGGACACCGCGCCGACCGGCGTGAAAACGTCGCCGGAGACCGTCCCGCGACTGGCGCTGGCGCTGATGGCGGCCGGCGCCGCCGCGGTGCTGACCGCCTGGTGGCACGCCACCGCCAGCGTCGTGGGCGGCGCCGGCTGGCTGGACGGCGCCGGACGGATCACCGGACTGCTCGCCGGCTACCTCGCGCCGGTCCTGCTGCTGCTCATGGCCCGGATCCCGGTGCTGGAGCGCCGCGTGGGCAGCGACCGGCTGGCGCGCTGGCACGCGCTGGGCGGGCGGTACATGGTCTTCCTGGTCAGCGCGCACGTCGTCACCATCATCTGGGGATACGCCCTCACCGACGGCAAGAACCCGTTCGCCGAAGGGGTGCAGATCGTCTTCCACTACCCGGCGATGATCAAGGGGTCGCTGGGGACCCTGCTGCTGTTCGGCACCGGGATCGTCTCGGCGCGCGCGGCACGGCGCAAGATGCGTTACGAGACTTGGTATTACCTGCACCTGGCTACCTACCTGGCGATCGCGCTGGCGTTCAGCCACCAGATCATCAACGGCGCCGACCTGTCGGTGCAGCCGGAGCAGACGCTGTGGAGCGCGTACTACGTGCTGGCGGCGGTGACGCTGGGCTGGTACCGGCTGTGGATGCCGTATCTGCACGACCGGCGGCACAAGTTGCGGGTGCACACGGTCGTGCCGGAGGGTCCGGGCGTCTACTCGGTGATTCTGAAGGGCGAGCGGCTCGATGAGCTGAAGGTGCGCCCCGGGCAGTTCTTCCGTTTGCAGTTCCAGACTCGGGATCTGCGCTGGGTGGCGAATCCGTATTCACTGTCCGCCGCGCCGCACCCGAACTATCTGCGGTTCACGATAAAGAGCCTCGGCGACCACAGCGCGGCGGTGTCCAGCCTGCGTCCGGGCACGAAAGTCCGCGCCGAAGGTCCCTATGGCGCCTTCACGGAGGACAAGGCGCGCTCGCCGCAGGTACTGCTGATCGCTGCCGGAGTCGGCATCACGCCGGTGCGGGCTTTGTTCGAGACGCTGCCGGGGCGGCTGACGCTGCTGTACCGGGCAGGGAGTGACCGGGAGATCCTCTTCCGGCATGAACTGGAGGATATCGCCCGCGAACGCGGTGCGCGGCTGGTGTACTTGGTCGGCAGCCGGCGGCGGCACGGCAAGACGTTCACGCCGCGCGGGTTGCTGAACCTGGTGCCGGATCTGAAGGCGCACGACGTGTATCTGTGCGGTCCCGAGGCGATGCAGCAGGCGGTCATCGTGGCGCTGCGCGATGCCGGGGTGCCCGCGTCCCGTATCCACCACGAGTCGTTCGAGTTCTAG
- a CDS encoding alpha/beta fold hydrolase: MSVFPMPTIAKATPELTHRFVTARGVRFHIAESGPADGTPLVLLHGFPQHWYVWRHVLPHLAATHRVLALDLRGCGWSEATEHGYSTGNLAEDVIAVLDALGIDRAAVVGHDWGGWVGFVAALRHPERIRALASVNMTHLWPIQRRVLPNLWRMWHTAFIEHPPIGRLVLRHTGFAGFLLRHWSGDPTLWEREDPRIYTDLLRDPARARAVEQVNAAYVWREIFGHPLGRYRKARLSVPTLIIGGERDVVIPPAVLEGGERHADELAVVVLPGGHLLPEEQPSAVAEELLRFLG, encoded by the coding sequence GTGTCTGTCTTCCCGATGCCCACGATCGCTAAAGCAACTCCTGAACTCACTCACAGATTTGTGACCGCGCGCGGCGTGCGGTTCCACATCGCCGAATCAGGGCCCGCAGACGGCACGCCTTTGGTGCTCCTGCACGGTTTCCCGCAGCATTGGTACGTCTGGCGGCACGTCCTGCCGCACCTCGCCGCCACGCACCGCGTCCTCGCCCTGGACCTGCGCGGCTGCGGCTGGTCGGAGGCGACCGAGCACGGCTACAGCACCGGCAACCTCGCCGAGGACGTGATCGCGGTCCTGGACGCGCTCGGCATCGACCGCGCGGCGGTCGTCGGCCACGACTGGGGCGGCTGGGTCGGCTTCGTGGCGGCGCTGCGGCATCCGGAGCGCATCAGAGCCCTGGCTTCGGTGAACATGACGCACCTGTGGCCGATCCAGCGGCGGGTGCTGCCAAACCTGTGGCGGATGTGGCACACCGCCTTCATCGAGCACCCGCCGATCGGCCGCCTGGTCCTGCGGCACACGGGCTTCGCCGGCTTCCTGCTGCGGCACTGGTCGGGTGACCCGACGCTGTGGGAGCGCGAAGACCCGCGGATCTACACCGATTTGCTGCGCGACCCGGCGCGGGCGCGCGCCGTGGAGCAGGTGAACGCCGCCTATGTGTGGCGCGAGATCTTCGGCCATCCGCTGGGGCGGTATCGCAAGGCGCGGCTGAGCGTGCCGACGCTGATCATCGGCGGGGAACGCGACGTGGTGATCCCGCCGGCGGTGCTGGAGGGCGGAGAGCGGCACGCGGACGAGCTGGCGGTCGTCGTGCTGCCCGGCGGGCATCTGCTGCCGGAGGAGCAGCCTTCGGCGGTGGCGGAGGAGTTGCTGCGCTTCCTAGGCTGA
- a CDS encoding RNA polymerase sigma factor, which yields MSAGADTPDAPDTQATPTAVRWVRAAQRGDALAMSRLLDELTPYVGRLCAPIALADGPDAAQEALIAIFQNLRSLREPEALYGWTRRIAVREAIRVAQRTTRQQHAELAELPAPGSPELAVDIRDVLNRLSPEHRAILMLREVEGLDERSAAEVLDVSAGTAKSRLSRAKAAFRKQWTS from the coding sequence GTGAGCGCAGGCGCGGACACCCCGGACGCGCCGGACACGCAGGCCACCCCGACCGCCGTCCGCTGGGTCCGTGCCGCCCAACGCGGCGACGCCCTGGCGATGAGCCGCCTCCTGGACGAACTGACCCCCTACGTCGGCCGCCTATGCGCCCCGATCGCCCTCGCCGACGGACCCGACGCCGCACAAGAAGCACTGATCGCGATCTTCCAGAACCTGCGCTCCCTGCGCGAACCAGAAGCGCTGTACGGCTGGACCCGGCGCATCGCGGTCCGCGAGGCCATCCGCGTCGCGCAGCGCACCACACGCCAGCAGCACGCCGAACTTGCCGAACTCCCCGCACCAGGCAGCCCGGAGCTGGCGGTGGACATCCGCGACGTACTGAACCGGCTGTCACCGGAACACCGTGCCATCCTGATGCTGCGCGAGGTGGAAGGCTTGGACGAACGATCGGCGGCGGAGGTACTCGACGTGTCGGCGGGAACGGCGAAGTCGCGGCTGAGCAGAGCCAAGGCGGCCTTCCGGAAGCAGTGGACATCGTGA
- a CDS encoding serine protein kinase RIO yields MRRRVDESLANPNRKGRLTLEERGRLAIERENQDMAPPEGDRWSNWVDAGHGPEPLPEWVITEQGACDHELGVLKTGKEADVFLVRRVFPDTGAEVTMAAKRYRSNEHRSFHRDAGYLEGRRLRRTRDMRAIEGRTSFGMNLIAQQWAIAEFGALSELWLAGVPVPYPVQLYGTELLMEFVGDPDGTAAPRLAQLRPEPDELLDLWEQLVSALLALAERGQTHGDLSPYNILVHHGRLVLIDLPQVVDVVINPNGRDFLSRDVHNVAKWFLAHGLPERIGDPEHLLDLLAGEARLT; encoded by the coding sequence ATGCGTCGACGCGTCGACGAATCCCTCGCCAATCCGAACCGCAAGGGCCGGCTCACGCTCGAGGAGCGGGGGCGCCTCGCCATCGAGCGCGAGAACCAGGACATGGCGCCGCCGGAGGGCGACCGCTGGTCCAACTGGGTGGACGCCGGGCACGGTCCCGAACCGCTGCCCGAGTGGGTCATCACCGAGCAGGGCGCCTGCGACCACGAACTCGGTGTCCTGAAGACCGGCAAGGAAGCCGATGTCTTCCTGGTGCGCCGCGTCTTCCCCGACACCGGCGCCGAGGTCACCATGGCCGCCAAGCGCTACCGCTCGAACGAGCACCGCAGCTTCCACCGCGACGCCGGCTACCTCGAAGGCCGCCGCCTGCGCCGCACCCGCGACATGCGCGCGATCGAGGGACGTACGTCCTTCGGCATGAACCTGATCGCCCAGCAGTGGGCGATCGCGGAGTTCGGCGCGCTGTCCGAGCTGTGGCTGGCCGGCGTACCCGTCCCGTATCCGGTGCAGCTGTACGGCACCGAGCTGCTGATGGAGTTCGTCGGCGACCCCGACGGCACGGCCGCGCCCCGGCTGGCGCAGCTCCGCCCGGAGCCCGACGAACTGCTCGACCTGTGGGAGCAGCTGGTCTCGGCGCTGCTGGCACTGGCCGAGCGCGGCCAGACGCACGGCGACCTGTCCCCCTACAACATCCTGGTGCACCACGGCCGGCTGGTCCTGATCGACCTGCCGCAGGTGGTGGACGTGGTCATCAACCCGAACGGCCGCGACTTCCTGTCCCGCGACGTCCACAACGTCGCCAAATGGTTCCTCGCGCACGGCCTGCCCGAACGCATCGGCGACCCCGAACACCTCCTGGACCTGCTCGCCGGCGAAGCCCGACTGACCTGA
- a CDS encoding FMN-binding protein: protein MRRAIVTGTATVSGVVLLLGLKPHSDTPLADKGTDSKFTITQSDVQGGGSQPSSQPSSQPSSGGSSGSSGSSQPGSPSSSPSSPSSSAPAASGTSKTVTGDAADTRFGPVQVAVTFNGKKITQIQVLQYPTETGRDQEINTYAIPQLNQQAMTAQSAQIDGVSGATYTSEGYQQSLQSAIDKAGA from the coding sequence ATGCGACGCGCGATCGTCACCGGCACCGCGACCGTTTCCGGGGTCGTCCTGCTGCTCGGTCTGAAGCCGCACAGCGACACGCCGCTTGCGGACAAGGGGACGGACAGCAAGTTCACGATCACTCAGTCGGATGTGCAGGGGGGAGGCAGCCAACCGAGTAGCCAACCGAGCAGCCAGCCGAGTTCGGGGGGATCTTCGGGGTCGTCCGGATCTTCGCAGCCTGGATCTCCGTCGAGTTCACCGAGTTCACCGAGTTCGTCGGCTCCGGCGGCGTCCGGTACGTCCAAGACCGTCACCGGCGACGCCGCCGACACCCGCTTCGGACCGGTCCAGGTCGCCGTCACGTTCAACGGCAAGAAGATCACCCAGATCCAGGTGCTCCAGTACCCCACCGAGACCGGCCGCGACCAGGAGATCAACACCTACGCGATCCCGCAGCTGAACCAGCAGGCGATGACCGCGCAGAGCGCGCAGATCGACGGCGTGTCGGGCGCGACGTACACCAGCGAGGGCTACCAGCAGTCGCTGCAGAGCGCGATCGACAAGGCGGGAGCGTGA